A genomic window from bacterium includes:
- a CDS encoding nicotinate phosphoribosyltransferase yields the protein MRDFVTVETVALLTDLYELTMAQGYFREARNERATFDLFVRTLPPRRGFLVAAGLDTILEYLEDLRFSEQSIAYLRTLRLFDDAFLDYLRTFAFTGDVRAIPEGELVFPQEPLVEVTAPRIEAQLVETFLLNQINCQTMLATKAARVVLAAGGRPVVDFSPRRDHGTDAAMKVARCSYLAGCAGSSNTLAGMVYALPVYGTMAHSYVMSYDDELEAFRAYARSFPDACLLLIDTYDAVQGARNAAIVAAELRAQGHRLRGVRLDSGDLLDLSRKVRRILDDAGARDAQILASGDLNEDKIGRLLEAGAPIDSFGVGTEMGTSYDAPAVGGVYKLVEDSRGYRVKRSAGKATLPGRKQIWRLTRNGEIGEDIIVLHDEPAPPGGRPLLIEVMRNGTRIVREPLETARQRCRDRLASLPPALRGLGAVTYPVQRSPRLDALFRQMTGVSDDGPSVSPA from the coding sequence ATGCGGGATTTCGTGACGGTGGAAACGGTGGCGTTGCTCACCGACCTCTATGAGCTGACCATGGCGCAGGGCTATTTCCGCGAGGCACGCAACGAGCGCGCCACCTTCGATCTGTTCGTTCGAACGCTGCCGCCGCGGCGCGGGTTCCTGGTCGCCGCCGGCCTCGACACCATCCTCGAGTATCTCGAAGATCTACGCTTCTCCGAGCAGTCGATTGCCTACCTGCGTACGCTGCGCCTGTTTGACGACGCGTTCCTCGACTATCTCCGGACCTTCGCGTTCACAGGAGACGTCCGGGCAATCCCGGAGGGCGAACTAGTCTTTCCGCAGGAGCCACTCGTCGAGGTCACGGCGCCGCGCATCGAGGCGCAACTGGTGGAGACGTTCCTCCTCAACCAGATCAACTGTCAGACGATGCTGGCCACAAAAGCCGCACGGGTCGTCTTGGCCGCGGGCGGCCGCCCGGTCGTAGACTTTTCTCCGCGGCGCGACCACGGCACCGACGCGGCGATGAAGGTCGCCCGGTGCTCGTATCTGGCCGGCTGCGCGGGCAGCTCCAACACGCTTGCCGGGATGGTGTACGCCCTCCCCGTATACGGCACGATGGCGCATTCCTACGTTATGTCGTATGATGACGAGCTCGAGGCGTTTCGCGCGTACGCGCGGAGCTTCCCCGACGCGTGCCTGCTGCTCATCGACACGTACGACGCGGTGCAGGGCGCGCGGAACGCCGCGATCGTCGCCGCCGAACTGCGGGCTCAGGGGCACCGCCTTCGCGGCGTCCGCCTCGACAGCGGCGATCTGCTCGACCTGAGCCGAAAAGTACGCCGCATCCTCGACGATGCCGGGGCTCGGGATGCGCAGATTCTCGCGAGCGGGGACCTCAACGAAGACAAGATCGGCCGCCTGCTCGAGGCGGGCGCCCCGATCGATTCGTTCGGCGTGGGCACCGAGATGGGGACCTCGTACGACGCGCCCGCCGTCGGAGGCGTGTACAAGCTCGTCGAGGACAGCCGAGGGTACCGCGTCAAGCGCAGCGCCGGTAAGGCAACCCTGCCCGGACGCAAACAGATATGGCGGCTCACCCGCAACGGAGAAATCGGAGAAGACATCATCGTGCTCCACGACGAGCCCGCGCCGCCCGGTGGACGGCCGCTCCTCATCGAGGTGATGCGGAACGGGACGCGCATCGTGCGCGAGCCGCTCGAAACCGCGCGCCAACGCTGCCGGGACCGCCTTGCTTCCCTGCCGCCGGCATTGCGGGGCCTCGGCGCCGTCACCTATCCCGTTCAGCGCAGTCCCCGCCTCGATGCGCTCTTTCGGCAGATGACGGGCGTGTCAGATGACGGCCCGTCCGTCAGCCCAGCGTAA
- a CDS encoding YbaK/EbsC family protein, whose amino-acid sequence MAGVAYQVSHHAPRYTAQELAQVEHVPGKLIAKVVLVMADQRLIMVVVPGTSHVNVPWVSEALGAKKARLATEAEFLRAFPDCDAGAMPPFGNLYHIPVLVDRGLTRDPVILFNAGTHDLVMTMTYEDFARLVQPKIGIFAVQPQIAAP is encoded by the coding sequence ATGGCGGGGGTCGCGTATCAGGTCTCGCACCACGCTCCGCGGTACACGGCTCAGGAGCTCGCGCAGGTGGAACACGTGCCGGGCAAGCTGATCGCCAAGGTGGTGCTGGTCATGGCGGATCAGCGTCTGATCATGGTCGTCGTCCCGGGCACCTCGCACGTCAACGTGCCGTGGGTGAGCGAGGCGCTAGGGGCGAAGAAGGCGCGGCTGGCCACGGAAGCCGAATTCTTGCGCGCGTTCCCGGACTGCGACGCGGGGGCGATGCCGCCGTTTGGCAACCTGTACCACATCCCGGTGTTGGTGGATCGGGGGCTGACCCGCGATCCGGTGATCCTCTTCAACGCAGGAACGCACGATCTGGTGATGACGATGACGTACGAGGATTTCGCGCGGCTCGTGCAGCCGAAGATCGGGATCTTCGCGGTGCAACCGCAAATCGCGGCGCCGTGA